Proteins encoded in a region of the Elaeis guineensis isolate ETL-2024a chromosome 7, EG11, whole genome shotgun sequence genome:
- the LOC140859198 gene encoding putative germin-like protein 2-1 — translation MAAHFLFLALLALASSHAIASDPSQLQDFCVADRKSDVFVNGLVCKDPKMAKPEDFFFSGLDKPGDTGNKLGSNVTQVNVNQIPGLNTLGISLARLDFAPYGLNPPHIHPRGTEILVVLEGTLYVGFVTSNPNQLFTKVLNKGDVFVFPQGLIHFQFNYGKTNAVAIAGLSSQNPGVITIANAVFGAKPPISDYVLAKAFQLDKKIVDWLQAQFWMDNNN, via the exons ATGGCTGCCCATTTTCTCTTCCTTGCCCTCCTTGCTCTGGCTTCATCTCACGCCATTGCTTCTGATCCTAGTCAACTCCAAGACTTCTGTGTTGCTGATCGTAAATCAGATG TGTTCGTGAATGGGCTTGTCTGCAAGGATCCGAAGATGGCCAAACCCGAAGATTTCTTCTTCTCTGGCCTTGACAAGCCCGGTGACACAGGAAACAAATTGGGGTCTAATGTGACTCAAGTCAATGTGAACCAAATTCCTGGGCTCAACACCCTTGGCATCTCGCTAGCTCGCCTAGACTTTGCACCCTATGGTCTCAACCCTCCTCACATCCACCCAAGGGGAACTGAGATCCTTGTAGTGTTGGAAGGCACGCTCTACGTCGGCTTTGTCACATCTAACCCCAACCAgcttttcactaaggtccttaACAAGGGTGATGTGTTCGTATTTCCTCAAGGTCTCATCCATTTCCAATTCAACTACGGGAAGACAAATGCTGTTGCTATTGCTGGTCTCAGCAGCCAGAATCCTGGTGTCATCACCATAGCCAATGCAGTCTTTGGAGCGAAGCCACCAATCTCTGATTATGTTCTTGCCAAGGCCTTCCAATTGGACAAGAAGATTGTCGATTGGCTCCAAGCCCAATTCTGGATGGACAACAACAACTAG